The Spirosoma radiotolerans genome has a window encoding:
- a CDS encoding ATP-binding protein, with product MVAEPTSTQPSEQQLLLNADTLSREISWFARVVNFRLANYFPQEAPPPEREQQEKHWWSLRGATPRLKLLEAPAPDSEPDPLDSPPNVSTERSVYAEFVGFYKLSAQERTLLMLALIPHIQPHLLDIFFMPNKALGRGYAEFGGVKGVKHGGFLPTVETALFILAGNDLGKRFDAYRLFEPTHILLEHNVLYIDSSNGNEPYYSSQLGVSEEYVDFFTTGQLRTPPFSLEFPAKRLYTRMTWSDLVMDENTARQIEEIRIWLEHGRTLYETWDMGKRTKPGYKALFYGPPGTGKTLTAALLGKTFGLQVYRIDLSMVVSKYIGETEKNLEKVFRKAENKNWILFFDEADALFGKRTNISDSHDKYANQEIAYLLQRLEDYAGLVILASNMRQNVDEAFSRRLQSVIYFPKPQPKERLKLWQNAISPKAVLEKSVDLDQCARQYDLAGGSIVNVVQYASLMALNRTKRATEAGPPNATDPATEAGVATEAEPSDGRTVILLEDIVQGIRKEYRKEGKSL from the coding sequence ATGGTAGCCGAACCAACCTCCACTCAACCTTCGGAGCAGCAATTACTGCTCAACGCCGATACGCTGTCCCGCGAAATCAGTTGGTTTGCGCGTGTCGTTAATTTTCGTCTAGCCAATTATTTCCCCCAGGAAGCGCCCCCCCCCGAAAGGGAGCAGCAAGAAAAACACTGGTGGTCCCTGCGGGGAGCCACTCCCCGGCTTAAACTCCTGGAAGCACCCGCCCCCGATTCGGAACCCGATCCACTCGATAGCCCACCCAACGTATCGACGGAACGCTCGGTGTATGCGGAGTTTGTCGGGTTCTACAAACTCTCCGCGCAGGAACGTACGCTGTTAATGCTGGCTCTTATTCCACACATACAGCCGCACTTGTTAGACATCTTTTTCATGCCCAACAAAGCGTTAGGGCGCGGTTATGCCGAATTTGGCGGGGTAAAGGGAGTGAAACACGGCGGCTTTCTGCCAACGGTTGAGACGGCTCTGTTTATTCTGGCGGGCAATGATCTGGGCAAACGGTTTGATGCCTATCGGCTGTTCGAGCCTACTCATATTCTCCTGGAACACAACGTTTTATACATCGATTCGTCCAACGGAAACGAACCTTATTACAGCAGTCAGCTTGGGGTAAGCGAAGAGTACGTCGACTTTTTTACGACCGGTCAACTGCGTACCCCACCCTTTAGCCTGGAGTTTCCGGCAAAACGGCTGTATACCCGCATGACCTGGAGTGATCTGGTCATGGACGAGAACACGGCCCGCCAAATCGAAGAAATCAGAATCTGGCTTGAACACGGGCGCACGCTCTACGAAACCTGGGATATGGGCAAGCGCACCAAGCCTGGCTATAAAGCCCTGTTCTATGGGCCGCCTGGTACGGGCAAAACCCTGACGGCCGCACTCCTGGGCAAGACATTTGGCCTTCAAGTGTACCGAATTGACCTGTCGATGGTGGTCTCGAAGTATATTGGTGAAACCGAGAAAAACCTGGAAAAAGTGTTTCGCAAAGCCGAGAATAAAAACTGGATCTTGTTTTTCGACGAGGCCGACGCGCTCTTTGGCAAACGCACGAACATCTCCGATTCGCACGATAAATATGCCAACCAGGAGATTGCCTACCTGCTTCAACGGCTGGAGGATTACGCGGGCCTGGTCATCCTGGCGTCGAACATGCGCCAGAACGTCGATGAAGCCTTTAGTCGGCGCTTGCAGTCGGTCATTTATTTCCCAAAGCCACAACCCAAAGAACGACTGAAATTATGGCAAAATGCGATCAGCCCCAAAGCCGTCCTGGAGAAAAGCGTTGACCTTGACCAGTGCGCCCGGCAGTACGATCTGGCCGGAGGTTCGATTGTGAACGTCGTTCAGTATGCGTCGCTCATGGCGCTGAACCGTACCAAACGAGCCACCGAAGCCGGCCCCCCAAACGCAACTGACCCAGCCACCGAAGCCGGAGTCGCCACGGAAGCCGAGCCATCAGACGGACGAACGGTTATTTTGCTGGAAGACATCGTACAGGGCATTCGAAAAGAGTATCGAAAGGAAGGGAAAAGTTTATGA